The proteins below are encoded in one region of Reichenbachiella sp. 5M10:
- a CDS encoding DUF4114 domain-containing protein: MKKLIYTCLLTLLYIPLMAQYQFLGGFDRQGVPDYLDGRDALSQELLNNIDASLPESKPVPTYNPHLISSGYDNDIQLLDSADVWVTFVKEGAGYRNVLGFYTYNMDAPYTSTPPKEDITIIFPNVSEEGLGGGLHAGDRVKIGTFSANTGIGWVLIADGYRNDNVTDGHWVLYSNPDFNPESKKSDRYHNVLLNDPEGDLIILGFEDIRRDWQSCDQDFNDAIFYVTANPIEAIERNNIAQIVDSQNISSGNDGGLESNGDLATAIAKRQLNRVKSNDNHNVKARQVTMSAHMRSARTSSTQTYLPSEGFTGQEDVRVSSPEDLIGLTNADEVFATDYYMAEQRVAAALLTKTSTSVYNHSKNVCDRLNGGSIEELRSVELKGHQVIFAKIKLDNTTTEYASWFSAQDNDEDYKVYSLWNIDNYPPGDYLNFQAWGTSPAQVFHTISHILDQLANEKTVLPNEQGTQIPKVLVKKGSYSQGKLTLEINNPEHVKQIEISGNLRATESSNYSPYTESIVLSGENTETISLDIESLFDAGISVQVPNETAFDALYLADGAWGTDYNEQYSTLDEFNIAAPEYTDRNNSQYILERNIVVQGKSSDVVNIFRNVMAGHGTLDVSRFSSLSFDINSSTQLEVVLLEKGLTDWSQRLKTTISRTSSNQKIVLPFDQFKREGVNTGQQIESIQAVIFSYINTKGEEESFEFEISNLRLGNEQVIMAIGTESRPLDFQMYPNPANGQVNVEFVEETSGQISVFDMEGRLMELQEIGLSTKKSLDLNLKAGLYWVVIDGSWGRQSRMLKVN, encoded by the coding sequence ATGAAAAAATTAATTTACACATGCCTACTGACCCTCCTGTATATCCCTCTCATGGCTCAATATCAATTCCTCGGTGGTTTCGACCGACAGGGAGTACCTGACTATTTAGATGGAAGAGATGCTCTTTCTCAAGAATTGCTCAACAACATAGATGCCTCACTCCCAGAAAGCAAACCTGTACCGACTTACAACCCACATCTGATCTCTTCAGGATATGACAATGATATCCAATTGCTGGATAGTGCCGATGTATGGGTAACCTTCGTCAAAGAAGGCGCGGGATACAGAAACGTATTGGGATTCTATACATACAACATGGATGCACCTTATACTTCTACTCCTCCCAAGGAAGACATTACCATTATCTTTCCCAATGTATCCGAAGAAGGCCTTGGGGGAGGCTTGCATGCTGGGGATAGAGTAAAAATCGGGACTTTCTCTGCAAACACAGGTATTGGCTGGGTACTCATTGCCGATGGATACAGAAACGACAATGTCACAGACGGACACTGGGTACTCTACTCTAACCCTGATTTTAATCCAGAAAGTAAAAAATCAGACCGTTACCACAATGTCCTGCTCAACGATCCCGAAGGTGATTTGATCATTTTGGGCTTTGAAGACATCCGAAGAGATTGGCAAAGCTGTGATCAAGATTTCAATGACGCTATATTCTATGTGACCGCCAACCCTATCGAGGCGATCGAAAGAAATAACATTGCTCAGATCGTGGATAGCCAAAACATAAGCTCTGGAAATGACGGAGGTCTAGAAAGCAATGGAGATCTAGCCACAGCTATTGCCAAACGTCAGCTGAACCGTGTCAAAAGCAACGACAACCACAACGTCAAAGCAAGACAGGTAACCATGTCTGCTCATATGCGCAGCGCAAGAACAAGCAGTACTCAGACCTACTTACCCTCCGAGGGTTTTACAGGACAAGAGGATGTAAGAGTATCAAGCCCTGAAGATCTGATAGGTCTCACTAACGCCGATGAGGTATTCGCAACCGACTACTACATGGCCGAGCAAAGAGTAGCCGCAGCCTTGCTTACTAAAACCTCCACTTCTGTATACAATCACTCCAAAAATGTATGCGATAGACTCAATGGTGGTAGCATAGAAGAACTACGCTCAGTTGAGCTAAAAGGCCATCAAGTCATCTTTGCCAAAATAAAACTTGACAATACAACTACAGAATATGCCTCTTGGTTTTCGGCACAAGACAATGACGAAGATTACAAAGTCTACAGCCTATGGAATATTGACAACTATCCTCCAGGTGACTATCTAAATTTCCAAGCATGGGGTACAAGCCCTGCTCAGGTCTTTCATACCATCTCCCATATACTGGATCAATTGGCCAATGAAAAAACTGTCCTGCCCAATGAGCAAGGAACACAAATACCCAAAGTTTTGGTCAAAAAGGGAAGTTACAGTCAAGGCAAACTTACCTTAGAAATCAACAACCCAGAGCATGTGAAGCAAATTGAGATATCTGGCAACCTTAGAGCGACTGAAAGCAGCAATTATTCACCCTATACTGAAAGCATTGTTCTCTCAGGTGAAAACACCGAGACCATCAGCTTAGATATCGAGAGTCTCTTCGACGCGGGCATCTCGGTCCAGGTACCTAACGAGACTGCCTTTGATGCTCTATATCTAGCAGATGGCGCCTGGGGCACTGACTACAACGAACAATACTCGACGTTAGATGAGTTCAACATCGCAGCACCTGAATACACAGACAGAAACAATAGCCAATACATATTGGAACGCAACATTGTAGTCCAAGGAAAAAGCTCAGATGTGGTGAATATTTTTAGGAATGTAATGGCAGGTCATGGAACACTTGACGTATCCAGATTTAGCTCATTATCATTCGACATCAATAGCAGCACGCAGTTGGAGGTAGTCTTACTAGAAAAGGGGCTTACTGACTGGTCTCAACGTCTTAAAACCACGATCAGTCGTACATCTAGCAACCAAAAAATAGTCTTACCATTTGATCAATTCAAAAGAGAGGGAGTAAATACTGGCCAACAGATCGAATCAATCCAAGCAGTCATCTTCTCCTATATCAACACCAAGGGCGAAGAAGAAAGTTTCGAGTTTGAGATCAGCAATCTACGTCTGGGCAATGAACAAGTAATCATGGCAATAGGTACTGAAAGCCGCCCTCTTGATTTTCAAATGTATCCAAATCCCGCCAACGGACAGGTCAACGTAGAATTTGTAGAGGAGACCAGTGGGCAGATCAGTGTCTTTGACATGGAAGGAAGACTGATGGAGCTACAAGAAATCGGACTATCAACCAAAAAAAGCTTGGACCTCAACCTAAAAGCAGGTCTGTACTGGGTAGTCATAGATGGATCATGGGGTAGACAGTCCAGAATGTTAAAAGTAAACTAG
- a CDS encoding FIST signal transduction protein produces the protein MLLNTSHISEILDHFSPSAVNLILVGEKTPLDVRQLIEGANQRGLKLAGGVFPMIIFENEHLESGIILKHVEACTIEPVLIKDLNKVPIAQQLPLASEDMNSCIVLFDGLMSHVSTLLDGLYEEYWNQMNFVGAGCGSASLVQNPCIISNEGFFEDAALLLIIGREINLGVNHGWTEVQGPFVANKTEGNEIIELNWKPAYDTYREIVESHSSHQFSENEFGEISQGYPFGIAREGKEDMVRDPIIVNEQGALLCLGEIPQNASLNILSGTKPNLIRSAGKAAEKATKDIFPLDIFLVDCITRVMYLESEFGEELLAIKEVVKASNDQLKVEGVLSLGEVSTSKGGFLDLYNKTIVVAATY, from the coding sequence ATGCTACTGAACACGAGCCATATATCAGAAATACTCGATCACTTTAGTCCAAGTGCAGTGAACCTCATCCTTGTAGGAGAAAAGACTCCTTTAGATGTTCGTCAACTTATCGAAGGAGCCAATCAGAGAGGATTGAAACTTGCAGGAGGGGTATTTCCAATGATCATTTTTGAAAATGAGCATCTTGAAAGTGGTATTATATTGAAGCATGTGGAAGCGTGCACAATCGAACCCGTACTCATCAAAGACCTCAATAAAGTACCGATAGCTCAGCAACTACCTCTGGCTTCTGAAGATATGAATTCATGTATAGTATTGTTTGATGGGTTGATGAGTCATGTATCTACGCTGTTAGACGGTCTGTACGAAGAGTATTGGAATCAAATGAATTTTGTGGGGGCAGGATGTGGCTCAGCCAGTTTGGTGCAAAACCCGTGTATCATTAGTAATGAAGGGTTTTTTGAGGATGCCGCATTGCTTTTGATAATAGGTCGAGAGATCAACCTGGGAGTAAACCATGGTTGGACTGAGGTCCAAGGGCCATTTGTAGCCAACAAGACTGAGGGAAATGAAATCATAGAGCTGAACTGGAAACCAGCATATGATACTTATCGGGAAATCGTCGAATCACATTCTTCTCATCAATTTTCTGAGAATGAATTCGGAGAAATATCGCAAGGCTATCCGTTTGGGATTGCACGAGAAGGGAAAGAAGATATGGTTAGGGATCCAATCATTGTGAATGAACAAGGAGCGTTGCTATGCCTCGGCGAAATCCCACAAAATGCTAGCCTGAATATATTGTCAGGAACCAAACCGAATTTGATCCGAAGTGCTGGGAAAGCTGCAGAAAAGGCTACCAAAGATATTTTTCCTCTTGATATTTTCTTAGTAGATTGTATAACTAGGGTTATGTATCTAGAATCTGAGTTTGGCGAAGAGCTCCTAGCGATAAAGGAAGTGGTAAAGGCTAGCAATGATCAGCTTAAAGTGGAGGGGGTTTTATCACTTGGAGAGGTTTCAACATCAAAAGGAGGCTTTTTAGATTTATATAACAAAACCATAGTCGTAGCTGCCACCTATTAA
- a CDS encoding PAS domain-containing sensor histidine kinase — protein sequence MNLSLDLLSLLYELSLTNLNYRDPEDTARKFIRKFLSRKSLQYGAVWRIKKGDNQKIVFSKIYSMPKTECLREISLETFNEAFATEESFFCEHSLFDDVTLTGKYGYFKLREFGLLELFSDNIPEEEFNYKAFYPFSDVIKQFAISLESGFSYQNLQQEITQRQLAEARVIANENKYRRIIDNIDLGLLEVDNNDLIQHANKSFLEQFGYEWQELEGKKASDIFLGSSDRKAIQKFSEEHHLRGQGESGSYEVMLHDKEGNKKWVIISVSPNYDQNGELIGSIGIHLDISDQKQLEEDNQFKDYRLDKLFQMSLDALITIDEAGLIIEWNPQAEVIFGYAFEEVKGKGLSETIIPMQHREAHNRGMSHFHKTGEGPVLNKRIEITGLHKKGHEFPIELTVFPIPFKDTHYISAFVRDITEVKKGQATLERSIARQRELNNMKSQFISMTSHELRTPLTTIRSNTELASFQLINNEDLNRERLQKNITRINDNVERLNTLINNILIIGQVDSNKVPFNPEKVLLSVYIKERVLANLVYDREPIQFAIKGTECPVFVDKNLFWHIMSNLLENALKYSPEAKSPKLLVDFEAPNVVKIHVEDFGMGIPEDEVEKLFDSFFRASNVGNIQGSGLGLAIVHEFIKLHEGTINVESKLNKGTIFTILIPKTT from the coding sequence ATGAACTTAAGTCTAGACTTGTTGTCATTATTATATGAACTGAGTCTCACCAACCTCAACTATAGGGATCCAGAGGATACCGCACGAAAATTCATTCGAAAATTTCTTTCAAGAAAATCTCTACAATACGGTGCAGTATGGCGAATAAAAAAAGGGGACAATCAAAAAATTGTTTTTAGCAAGATCTATTCTATGCCTAAAACCGAATGCCTCAGAGAGATTTCTCTCGAAACATTCAATGAAGCCTTTGCTACGGAGGAGTCTTTTTTTTGTGAGCATTCCTTGTTTGATGATGTCACCTTGACAGGAAAGTACGGGTATTTTAAACTAAGAGAGTTTGGTCTTTTGGAATTGTTTAGTGACAATATCCCAGAGGAGGAGTTCAATTATAAGGCTTTCTACCCATTTAGTGATGTAATCAAACAGTTTGCAATAAGTCTTGAAAGTGGGTTTTCTTATCAAAATCTTCAGCAAGAAATAACCCAACGTCAATTGGCAGAGGCACGAGTGATTGCCAACGAGAATAAATATCGAAGGATTATAGATAACATTGATTTGGGGTTGTTGGAAGTAGACAACAATGACTTGATTCAACATGCAAATAAGTCCTTTCTTGAACAATTTGGGTACGAATGGCAAGAACTTGAAGGCAAGAAGGCTTCTGATATTTTTCTTGGAAGTAGTGACCGCAAAGCAATTCAGAAATTTTCAGAAGAACATCACCTAAGGGGACAAGGAGAATCAGGTTCTTATGAAGTCATGCTTCATGACAAGGAAGGCAATAAAAAGTGGGTGATTATCAGTGTTTCGCCAAACTACGATCAAAATGGTGAATTGATTGGCTCAATTGGTATCCACCTGGATATTAGTGATCAGAAGCAGTTAGAAGAAGACAATCAGTTCAAAGACTATAGACTTGATAAATTGTTTCAAATGTCTCTGGACGCTTTGATCACTATAGATGAAGCAGGGCTAATCATAGAATGGAACCCTCAAGCCGAGGTGATCTTCGGTTATGCTTTTGAGGAAGTCAAGGGGAAGGGGTTGAGCGAGACGATTATCCCTATGCAACATCGTGAAGCTCACAATAGAGGGATGTCGCACTTTCACAAAACAGGAGAGGGACCGGTATTGAACAAGAGGATAGAGATTACAGGGTTGCATAAAAAAGGTCATGAATTTCCTATTGAGTTGACGGTTTTTCCTATTCCATTCAAAGACACACATTACATAAGCGCATTTGTACGAGATATTACAGAAGTAAAGAAAGGGCAAGCAACTCTAGAACGGAGTATTGCTAGACAAAGAGAGCTAAACAATATGAAATCTCAATTTATATCCATGACCTCTCATGAGTTGCGTACACCGTTGACAACTATCCGATCCAATACCGAGCTGGCTTCCTTTCAGTTGATCAACAATGAGGATTTGAATAGAGAGAGGCTGCAAAAGAACATTACTCGAATCAATGACAATGTTGAGCGGCTAAATACATTGATAAATAACATATTGATTATCGGGCAAGTAGATTCTAATAAAGTACCCTTCAACCCAGAGAAGGTTCTTTTGTCAGTATACATCAAGGAAAGAGTACTGGCCAACTTAGTTTATGACAGAGAACCAATTCAGTTTGCTATCAAGGGTACAGAATGTCCGGTGTTTGTGGATAAAAATTTGTTCTGGCATATTATGAGCAATCTATTGGAGAATGCTCTCAAGTATAGTCCAGAAGCAAAGAGTCCGAAGTTGTTAGTGGATTTTGAAGCACCTAATGTCGTCAAGATCCATGTTGAGGATTTTGGTATGGGTATTCCTGAGGATGAAGTGGAAAAATTGTTTGATTCTTTCTTTAGAGCTTCCAATGTAGGGAATATTCAAGGCTCTGGTCTTGGTCTGGCCATTGTGCATGAGTTTATCAAACTACACGAGGGTACGATAAATGTAGAAAGCAAGTTAAATAAGGGTACAATATTCACTATATTAATACCTAAAACAACCTAA
- a CDS encoding LytTR family DNA-binding domain-containing protein encodes MDAYTILIVEDDSQIAESLSEILEILNHKVVGIAESYDQAIGFLEKEDIELVLLDIQLKGTKSGIDVAEKIRSDFKVPFIFTTAFADKETIKKASTHSPYGYIVKPYGIKDINAGIEIAIENHKNFKSTQSSDEGVFNRESLFVKANSRIVRINIDDILFIEAKGDYAIFKTEEKGYIVHTTFKNVESSLDPDQFVKVHRSYIVNVNKVVDIEENNLLIKEQVIPISRGQRAHLLSKLNPI; translated from the coding sequence ATGGATGCATACACTATATTGATTGTCGAGGATGACAGTCAAATCGCAGAATCACTATCAGAGATTCTAGAAATACTGAATCATAAAGTCGTCGGTATTGCCGAATCCTATGATCAAGCTATTGGCTTTTTAGAAAAGGAAGATATCGAACTTGTGTTGTTGGATATTCAACTCAAGGGGACAAAAAGTGGAATCGATGTGGCAGAGAAAATACGTTCTGATTTTAAAGTTCCATTCATTTTTACTACGGCTTTTGCTGACAAAGAGACCATCAAAAAGGCATCTACGCATAGCCCTTATGGATACATTGTCAAGCCCTATGGCATCAAGGATATTAATGCTGGGATAGAAATAGCCATTGAAAATCACAAGAATTTTAAAAGCACCCAGTCCAGTGATGAAGGAGTGTTTAATAGGGAAAGTCTCTTTGTTAAGGCCAATTCACGGATAGTGAGAATCAATATTGATGATATTTTATTCATAGAAGCTAAAGGGGATTATGCGATTTTCAAGACAGAGGAGAAAGGATACATCGTACACACTACGTTCAAAAATGTAGAGAGTAGTCTGGATCCGGATCAGTTTGTTAAAGTCCATAGATCTTACATAGTCAATGTCAATAAGGTGGTCGACATAGAGGAGAATAATTTGTTGATCAAGGAGCAGGTCATTCCTATTTCTAGAGGTCAACGAGCACATCTCCTTAGTAAACTTAATCCGATATAG
- a CDS encoding lipopolysaccharide assembly protein LapB, producing the protein MQTWNTNTHKVALIILLFTQVLHTYGQEMTAGFAMLEAGQFQSAEKFFQQTLIDYPDNKTAKLCYGRATGLSGNPDSAIAIFKALLVKYPRDMEVRLNLAEAYLWKKDGESAIVDYISILKEDSTLFAAQLGLANSYSMTQNYGSAYSTIQTAIDLDPDSPQAALSRKYITLGLANELASKNHLYDSALVMINKNIAFNPSDQESLQLKATIYLVAGKFEDSSSTYLHLSDTLVSLKGQSLTAHLLEDNEMALSLADSLVSKASMQKDTAKIMDAHLHYVTALLWNEKISKADDYLDSLSSVLPFSPEILVTQAQIAMYAADFKKGSMKYDDYLALMPGSFGGNLGKADAMHALGLDDAAYQYGFRTLSYYPGQKDAANFINRLNAQHSPHAFVGYIYTRSSDGSVSTSYQLGGKISITPRWSATMDHQKKYYSSVNTESSTSYTESSSISLSHQLNATIKLQAVYGLSKLQLNDTTNADYRSTMGLSAQLRISKSQSLTIGYFSEVQDFNQALIQQKLKVSNFMIKNSFFWKERKLGWYSELYRSYFSDGNTKNLLFTSVYRSLTKKPAIKAGINYTIMSFGEAKPAQYYSPSLYHQVELFSGLMYDKLPIDLSWDLAGGYQIVDSMKQPTWRTQLTLSKTMGRLNAQMSGAYSSISSSQYNGFSHLELRAQLTFRLTHKPLFFKKISSSTISD; encoded by the coding sequence ATGCAGACCTGGAACACGAACACTCACAAAGTGGCATTAATCATTCTCTTATTTACTCAAGTATTACACACCTATGGTCAAGAGATGACTGCTGGCTTTGCTATGCTAGAGGCTGGGCAATTCCAATCTGCTGAAAAATTCTTCCAACAGACCTTGATAGATTATCCCGACAACAAAACAGCCAAACTGTGCTATGGGCGTGCTACAGGGCTATCAGGAAATCCCGATTCTGCCATTGCCATCTTTAAAGCGCTTTTGGTCAAATACCCCCGTGACATGGAAGTCAGGCTGAATCTCGCTGAAGCCTACCTTTGGAAAAAAGATGGCGAGTCAGCTATTGTTGACTACATTTCAATACTAAAAGAAGATTCGACCTTATTCGCCGCGCAACTCGGTTTGGCCAATAGCTATTCGATGACTCAAAACTATGGTTCTGCCTATTCAACCATCCAAACAGCGATCGACCTTGATCCAGACAGCCCGCAGGCTGCACTTTCGAGAAAATACATTACGCTTGGACTCGCCAACGAACTAGCATCCAAAAATCATCTCTACGATAGTGCCTTGGTGATGATCAATAAAAACATAGCTTTCAATCCCAGTGATCAGGAGTCGCTGCAACTCAAAGCAACCATCTATCTCGTAGCAGGCAAATTTGAAGATTCATCCTCTACATATCTTCATCTTTCGGACACCTTGGTTTCTCTGAAAGGTCAATCCCTCACAGCCCACTTGCTAGAAGACAATGAGATGGCCTTGAGCCTAGCAGATTCTTTGGTAAGCAAAGCTTCCATGCAAAAGGACACTGCCAAAATCATGGATGCCCACCTCCACTATGTAACTGCCCTGCTATGGAATGAGAAAATCTCAAAAGCAGATGACTATTTAGACTCCTTGTCATCCGTACTACCTTTTAGTCCTGAGATACTTGTCACCCAAGCTCAAATCGCGATGTACGCAGCAGACTTCAAGAAAGGATCAATGAAATATGATGACTACTTGGCTCTCATGCCAGGGTCCTTTGGTGGCAATCTTGGTAAAGCAGACGCTATGCACGCGCTCGGTTTAGATGATGCTGCCTACCAATATGGGTTTCGCACTTTGTCATACTACCCAGGACAAAAAGATGCTGCCAATTTCATCAATCGGCTCAATGCACAGCATAGTCCTCATGCGTTTGTAGGGTACATCTATACACGCTCTAGTGACGGAAGTGTATCCACAAGCTATCAACTGGGTGGAAAAATCAGCATCACTCCAAGGTGGTCTGCTACGATGGATCATCAAAAAAAATACTACAGTTCAGTGAATACCGAATCAAGTACCTCGTATACCGAGAGTAGCAGTATTTCTTTGAGTCACCAGTTGAATGCGACCATCAAACTGCAAGCAGTCTATGGCCTATCCAAGCTGCAGCTTAACGACACGACCAATGCAGACTACCGCAGTACGATGGGCCTGTCAGCACAGCTGAGAATTTCCAAATCTCAGTCGCTGACCATTGGGTACTTCAGCGAAGTGCAAGACTTTAATCAAGCATTAATTCAACAAAAACTGAAGGTCTCCAACTTTATGATCAAGAACTCATTCTTTTGGAAAGAAAGAAAACTGGGATGGTACTCTGAGCTATACAGAAGTTATTTTTCTGATGGGAATACCAAAAACCTTTTATTCACCTCTGTGTACAGAAGCCTTACTAAAAAACCAGCTATAAAAGCGGGTATCAACTATACGATCATGAGTTTTGGTGAGGCAAAACCCGCGCAGTACTATTCGCCCAGTTTATACCATCAGGTAGAGTTATTTTCTGGTTTGATGTACGACAAGTTACCGATTGATTTGAGCTGGGACTTGGCTGGTGGGTATCAGATCGTCGATAGCATGAAACAACCCACTTGGAGAACCCAACTAACACTATCAAAGACGATGGGCAGGTTGAATGCTCAAATGAGTGGAGCATATAGCTCCATCTCTAGTTCTCAATACAACGGGTTTTCTCACTTAGAATTGCGAGCACAGCTCACTTTCAGATTGACTCACAAGCCCCTCTTCTTTAAAAAGATATCATCTTCTACTATATCGGATTAA